One part of the Halostagnicola larsenii XH-48 genome encodes these proteins:
- a CDS encoding MFS transporter, which produces MATAKETATGSQSIPWRAVGAVGVGLFGLGLAVGSYGTYVTLLIASGVGPDAAGFGMSLFLLGQLLAVVPADRLTRTMRVERVGALGLAGAGVGIAIGAGVTLETTYLSRLLLGLGQGTAFVAGMKYVGLRTTGADTATAQGMLGALFTLGLAVALAASPPAVDALGPIAPVLAAAASTLLGAALTLRLTPVTGNAIAPFRAYIEPFTSAGGLALGLGNMATFGFLMVAATWYTEVLATAAVPAVAVLVGFALATVLGRGLGGWLSRGYGERATVAGSLLGLTIVLGGLAASIAAQSAIGIAAGLVLTGFGFGIPFGPLFSLAFSELTDDSGVTLSGMLLVGNAGALAYPWLVGRLLTATAGYAAGFAAMGLSVGAIWLLWVRTIGH; this is translated from the coding sequence ATGGCAACCGCGAAGGAGACGGCGACGGGTAGCCAGTCGATCCCGTGGCGAGCGGTCGGTGCCGTCGGCGTCGGACTGTTCGGCCTCGGGCTCGCCGTTGGCTCCTACGGGACATACGTGACGCTGCTTATCGCGAGCGGGGTCGGGCCCGATGCAGCCGGGTTCGGCATGTCGTTGTTCTTGCTCGGCCAACTGCTTGCGGTCGTTCCCGCCGATCGGCTCACGCGAACGATGCGGGTCGAACGGGTCGGCGCGCTCGGCCTCGCTGGAGCCGGCGTCGGCATCGCTATCGGGGCCGGCGTGACACTCGAGACGACGTACCTCTCCCGGCTCCTGCTCGGTCTGGGGCAGGGAACGGCGTTCGTCGCCGGCATGAAGTACGTCGGGCTTCGGACGACCGGAGCCGACACCGCGACCGCCCAGGGGATGCTCGGCGCGCTGTTCACGCTGGGTCTGGCCGTCGCCCTCGCGGCGAGTCCGCCTGCAGTCGATGCGCTCGGCCCGATCGCACCGGTGCTCGCCGCGGCCGCAAGCACGCTTCTCGGGGCCGCGTTGACCCTGCGGTTAACACCGGTCACCGGAAACGCGATCGCTCCCTTTCGGGCGTACATCGAGCCCTTCACGTCGGCCGGCGGCCTCGCGCTCGGTCTCGGAAACATGGCGACGTTCGGCTTCCTGATGGTCGCGGCGACGTGGTACACGGAGGTCCTCGCCACCGCGGCCGTCCCGGCAGTCGCCGTCCTCGTCGGCTTCGCGCTGGCGACGGTGCTGGGCCGCGGCCTGGGCGGGTGGCTGTCTCGAGGCTACGGCGAGCGGGCCACGGTAGCAGGGTCGTTGCTCGGCCTGACGATCGTCCTCGGCGGCCTTGCAGCGTCGATCGCAGCGCAGTCAGCGATCGGAATCGCCGCGGGACTCGTCCTGACCGGTTTCGGCTTCGGGATTCCGTTCGGGCCGCTGTTTAGCCTCGCGTTCTCGGAACTGACCGACGACTCGGGCGTGACGCTTTCGGGAATGTTACTCGTCGGGAACGCCGGAGCGCTCGCGTACCCGTGGCTCGTCGGCCGATTGCTGACGGCGACGGCGGGATACGCGGCGGGCTTCGCGGCGATGGGACTCTCGGTCGGTGCGATCTGGCTGCTCTGGGTTCGAACGATCGGGCACTGA
- a CDS encoding aminotransferase family protein — MASESSTLNDVERTDKRYVFGTWSYQSEVSPTQVVSGDGARFTTADGEEYLDLSGQLMCSNLGHSADRVADAIAEQASEGAYFAPGYATEARAKLGEKLAEVTPGDLSKTFFSTSGTEAVEAAIKIARFYTGKQKILSRYRSYHGATYGSISVTGDPRRLAAEPGIPGTIKAPDPYAYGSTLEPMESIEYIDEMLELEGDTVAAVLVEPIVGSNGILVPPDEYLPRLKEIAHDHGALLICDEVMAGFGRTGEWFGCDVFDVTPDIMTMAKGLTGAYQPLGATIVTPEIADHFEENMFCHGHTYAGHPVACAAGLAAIETYERENLIERARETGAYLGDRLEELGADHPSVGEVRGIGMFRGIELTKSPTERVPFGHREDKVSKGTTVVDEVAARAADEGVYVANMINTLIIAPPLVLTTEEVDEGVDALDIALEHADGAMED; from the coding sequence ATGGCTAGTGAGTCATCGACACTCAACGATGTCGAACGCACGGACAAACGGTACGTCTTCGGGACGTGGTCCTATCAGAGCGAGGTGAGTCCGACGCAGGTCGTCAGCGGCGACGGTGCCCGGTTCACGACGGCCGACGGCGAGGAGTACCTCGATCTCTCCGGGCAGTTGATGTGCTCGAACCTCGGCCACTCCGCGGATCGGGTCGCCGACGCGATCGCCGAACAGGCCAGCGAGGGCGCGTACTTCGCACCCGGGTACGCGACGGAAGCCAGGGCGAAACTCGGCGAGAAACTCGCCGAGGTGACGCCCGGTGACCTCTCCAAGACGTTCTTTTCGACGAGCGGCACGGAAGCCGTCGAGGCCGCCATCAAGATCGCCCGCTTCTATACGGGCAAGCAGAAGATCCTCTCGCGGTACCGCTCGTACCACGGCGCGACCTACGGTTCGATCAGCGTCACCGGTGATCCCCGCAGACTCGCGGCTGAACCCGGTATTCCAGGGACGATCAAAGCCCCAGATCCCTACGCCTACGGCTCGACGCTCGAGCCGATGGAGAGCATAGAGTACATCGACGAGATGCTCGAACTCGAGGGCGACACCGTCGCGGCCGTCCTCGTCGAACCGATCGTGGGCTCTAACGGCATCCTCGTCCCGCCCGATGAGTACCTACCCAGGCTCAAGGAGATCGCTCACGATCACGGGGCCCTGCTCATCTGCGACGAGGTGATGGCCGGGTTCGGCCGCACCGGCGAGTGGTTCGGCTGTGATGTCTTCGACGTCACCCCCGACATCATGACGATGGCAAAGGGACTGACCGGCGCCTACCAGCCCCTCGGGGCGACCATCGTCACCCCCGAGATCGCCGACCACTTCGAGGAGAACATGTTCTGTCACGGCCACACCTACGCCGGCCATCCCGTCGCCTGTGCGGCCGGCCTCGCTGCCATCGAGACCTACGAACGGGAGAACCTGATCGAACGGGCCCGAGAGACCGGCGCTTACCTCGGCGACCGCCTCGAGGAACTCGGCGCGGACCACCCGAGCGTCGGCGAGGTTCGGGGCATCGGGATGTTCCGCGGCATCGAACTCACGAAGTCTCCCACCGAACGCGTTCCGTTCGGTCACCGCGAGGACAAGGTCTCGAAAGGGACTACCGTCGTCGATGAAGTCGCTGCTCGCGCCGCCGACGAGGGCGTTTACGTGGCGAACATGATCAACACGCTGATCATCGCGCCGCCGCTCGTGTTGACGACCGAGGAGGTCGACGAGGGGGTCGACGCGCTGGACATCGCGCTCGAGCACGCCGACGGCGCGATGGAGGACTAA
- a CDS encoding CocE/NonD family hydrolase, with translation MVSDPEYAVHAELNVQVETRDGIHLATDIYRPADPETGEPIDEPKPVLLDRTPYGKRGRMERHGEWYAKRGYVVAIQDCRGRFDSEGEYYIFKNEPEDGYDAVEWLAERPYCDGQVGTFGTSYGAWVQSALATQDPPHLEAMFVNQGAANGRKATFRHNGAFELRWLAWAFTLGGGFAKRALENEDVQQRLANVDVGDVLENGPVQRGQSPLRHIPDYEEWAFDIMTQGSASDDLWQEPGFNFEAFYDESADVPTVYSGAWYDSYTKATCDNFEALAERKDSDHYLLMGPWTHGWNTYPLPSWNKSYSGELEFGEAALRDYQETRLRFFDHYLKGEDTWSDQPTVQYFEMGTGDGSRSGDRLFHGGEWRSASAWPLPDTEFETYYVHGDGTLSTEQPTAENDSTTYEFDPKDPVPTLGGNCSSYITYEQREENILEYPLAQRKLQDLTGRGGYDQRTRPDTLGADEPYGPLEQRSDVLVYRTSPLEEAVEVTGPINVTVYGSTDAPDTDFTAKLIDEYPASEDFPNGFAVNVSDSICRGRYRGYRDEPDFLEAGEVYAFEMEPYPTSTVFEEGHRIRLDISSSNYPRFDVNHNTGGPLYGDREYNVATNTVHHDSEYATRIELPVQPR, from the coding sequence ATGGTTTCCGATCCGGAGTACGCGGTCCACGCCGAGTTGAACGTACAGGTCGAAACGCGCGATGGAATACACCTCGCGACCGATATCTACCGTCCCGCAGACCCGGAGACGGGTGAGCCGATCGACGAACCGAAGCCGGTCCTGCTCGACCGGACGCCCTACGGCAAGCGCGGGCGCATGGAACGACACGGCGAGTGGTACGCCAAACGCGGCTACGTCGTCGCGATACAGGACTGTCGCGGCCGCTTCGACAGCGAGGGCGAGTACTACATCTTCAAGAACGAACCCGAAGACGGCTACGACGCCGTCGAGTGGCTCGCCGAACGACCCTACTGCGACGGGCAGGTCGGCACCTTCGGCACCTCCTACGGCGCGTGGGTCCAGAGCGCGCTCGCGACCCAGGACCCGCCCCACCTCGAGGCCATGTTCGTCAATCAGGGCGCGGCGAACGGCCGAAAGGCGACGTTCCGACACAACGGCGCGTTCGAACTGCGTTGGCTCGCCTGGGCCTTTACCCTCGGCGGCGGGTTCGCCAAACGCGCGCTCGAGAACGAGGACGTCCAGCAGCGTCTGGCCAACGTCGACGTCGGCGACGTCCTCGAGAACGGCCCGGTTCAGCGCGGACAGTCGCCGCTGCGGCACATCCCCGACTACGAGGAGTGGGCCTTCGACATCATGACGCAGGGAAGCGCCAGCGACGACCTCTGGCAGGAACCTGGCTTTAACTTCGAGGCGTTCTACGACGAGTCGGCCGACGTGCCTACCGTCTACTCGGGCGCGTGGTACGACTCCTACACGAAGGCGACCTGTGACAACTTCGAGGCGCTGGCCGAGCGCAAGGACAGCGACCACTACCTGCTGATGGGGCCCTGGACCCACGGCTGGAACACGTATCCGCTGCCCTCCTGGAACAAGTCCTACTCGGGAGAACTCGAGTTCGGCGAGGCGGCCCTGCGGGACTACCAGGAGACCAGGCTGCGATTCTTCGATCACTACCTCAAGGGCGAAGACACCTGGTCGGACCAGCCGACGGTCCAGTACTTCGAGATGGGGACTGGCGACGGCTCCCGGTCCGGCGACCGACTCTTCCACGGCGGCGAGTGGCGCTCGGCGTCGGCGTGGCCGCTCCCCGATACCGAGTTCGAGACCTATTACGTCCACGGCGACGGGACGCTCTCGACGGAGCAGCCGACCGCAGAGAACGATTCGACCACCTACGAGTTCGACCCCAAAGACCCTGTCCCGACGCTCGGCGGCAACTGTTCGTCGTACATCACCTACGAGCAACGCGAGGAGAACATCCTCGAGTATCCACTCGCCCAGCGCAAACTGCAGGACCTCACCGGTCGAGGCGGCTACGATCAACGGACCCGGCCCGACACGCTCGGAGCCGACGAACCCTACGGCCCGCTCGAGCAGCGAAGCGACGTGCTGGTCTATCGCACCTCGCCGCTCGAGGAGGCGGTCGAGGTTACGGGCCCGATCAACGTAACCGTCTACGGGTCGACCGACGCGCCGGACACCGACTTCACGGCGAAGCTGATCGACGAGTATCCGGCAAGCGAGGACTTCCCCAACGGCTTCGCGGTCAACGTCTCGGACTCGATCTGTCGCGGCCGGTATCGCGGCTACCGCGACGAACCGGACTTCCTCGAGGCCGGCGAGGTTTACGCGTTCGAGATGGAGCCGTACCCGACGTCGACCGTCTTCGAGGAAGGCCACCGGATCCGGCTCGATATCTCCTCGTCGAACTACCCGCGCTTCGACGTGAACCACAACACGGGCGGTCCGCTCTACGGCGACCGCGAGTACAACGTGGCGACCAACACGGTCCACCACGACAGCGAGTACGCGACGCGGATCGAACTGCCGGTCCAGCCGCGGTAA
- a CDS encoding aldehyde ferredoxin oxidoreductase family protein, whose product MSDLPSTYGGEILHVYLDSGETEREELALEDARLFLGGNGLAVELVADRVPPSADPFDADNVVVFAVGPMNATPFQSTSRGVVGFVSPMTNGFFDSTFGGTFPRAQKTTGFEAIALHGAADELSYVRITEDGASVEPAVDLAGQGTYETCEAVREREGVGYDTHVIAAGPAGENQVRYACLLHESERREGVAGRGGSGAVLGSKNVKAVAIREGEFEPELADADGLRKLATGRMKPLMEGTEMLQEYGTSGLVNPINEMGKLGQHNNRYEQTTPENAEAISGERFREEFVTEDTTCANCAVACGKHIAVQSAGITEAKIPEFESLFGTATMQEVYDVKRVMEANDLCDRLGMDTISWGVTVAFARECYEEGLLPEDASPHLEFGDAEGLVELAKLTARREGIGDRLAAGSFRLAESLDAEEATRYLHGAKGLEFAAHSPRGLKGMAIGYATSTRGGSHHDTRPTLQYQAEHDETTDGTAEFAARSQHFTAVGDSLTQCRFVSEGGWGERLNERYAEAVQYATGWDLDVDDIERIGERIYNLERLVNVQRGIAGREDDTLPYRVMHEAIPDGPAAGMFCPPEELEAMLEEYYAFRGWDDDGRPTDETLERLDLERFAA is encoded by the coding sequence ATGAGCGACCTGCCATCGACGTACGGTGGGGAGATCCTCCACGTCTACCTCGATAGCGGCGAGACCGAACGCGAGGAACTCGCGCTCGAGGACGCACGGCTGTTCCTCGGCGGCAACGGGCTCGCCGTCGAACTCGTCGCCGACCGCGTCCCGCCGTCGGCCGACCCGTTCGACGCGGACAACGTCGTCGTCTTCGCCGTCGGGCCGATGAACGCCACCCCGTTTCAGAGCACGAGCCGCGGGGTCGTCGGCTTCGTCAGTCCGATGACCAACGGCTTCTTCGACAGCACGTTCGGCGGGACGTTCCCGCGGGCCCAGAAGACGACGGGGTTCGAAGCCATCGCGTTACACGGAGCCGCCGACGAACTCTCGTACGTGCGTATCACCGAGGACGGCGCGTCCGTCGAACCCGCTGTGGACCTTGCTGGCCAGGGAACCTACGAGACCTGCGAGGCGGTTCGCGAACGCGAGGGCGTCGGCTACGACACCCACGTCATCGCCGCCGGGCCGGCCGGCGAGAACCAGGTGCGCTACGCCTGCCTGTTACACGAGTCAGAGCGTCGCGAGGGCGTCGCCGGTCGGGGCGGCAGCGGAGCGGTACTGGGATCGAAGAACGTCAAAGCCGTCGCGATCCGTGAGGGTGAGTTCGAACCCGAACTCGCGGACGCCGACGGCCTCCGAAAACTCGCGACGGGGCGGATGAAGCCGTTGATGGAGGGGACCGAGATGCTTCAGGAGTACGGAACCAGCGGGCTCGTGAACCCGATAAACGAGATGGGAAAGCTCGGCCAGCACAACAACCGCTACGAGCAAACGACCCCGGAGAACGCCGAAGCGATAAGCGGCGAGCGCTTTCGAGAGGAGTTCGTCACCGAGGACACCACCTGTGCTAACTGCGCGGTCGCCTGCGGCAAGCATATCGCCGTCCAGTCGGCGGGAATCACCGAGGCGAAGATCCCCGAGTTCGAGAGCCTCTTCGGGACTGCCACGATGCAGGAGGTCTACGACGTCAAACGCGTCATGGAGGCGAACGACCTCTGTGACCGGCTGGGGATGGACACCATCAGCTGGGGCGTGACCGTCGCGTTCGCCCGGGAGTGCTACGAGGAGGGACTGCTTCCCGAAGACGCGTCCCCCCACCTCGAGTTCGGTGACGCCGAGGGGCTCGTCGAACTCGCGAAACTGACCGCGCGGCGCGAGGGCATCGGCGACCGCCTCGCCGCGGGATCGTTCCGGCTCGCCGAATCACTCGACGCCGAGGAGGCGACGCGGTACCTCCACGGCGCGAAGGGGCTCGAGTTCGCGGCTCACTCCCCGCGCGGTCTCAAGGGGATGGCGATCGGGTACGCAACCTCGACGCGGGGCGGCTCGCACCACGATACGCGTCCGACCCTCCAGTATCAGGCGGAACACGACGAGACGACCGACGGGACCGCCGAGTTCGCCGCCCGCTCCCAACACTTCACCGCCGTCGGCGACTCGCTGACCCAGTGTCGGTTCGTCAGCGAAGGCGGCTGGGGAGAGCGGCTTAACGAACGCTACGCGGAGGCCGTGCAGTATGCGACCGGGTGGGACCTCGACGTCGACGACATCGAACGCATCGGCGAGCGAATCTACAACCTTGAACGGCTCGTCAACGTCCAGCGGGGGATCGCGGGCCGCGAGGACGATACGCTCCCCTACCGCGTCATGCACGAGGCGATTCCGGACGGACCGGCCGCCGGGATGTTCTGTCCGCCCGAGGAACTCGAGGCCATGCTCGAGGAGTACTACGCGTTCCGCGGCTGGGACGACGACGGCCGCCCGACCGACGAGACGCTTGAGCGCCTCGACCTCGAGCGGTTCGCTGCCTGA
- a CDS encoding uracil-xanthine permease family protein, with translation MVDGNTERRPAPDDDQLIEYGIEDKPPLAEAIPLGMQHLLAMFLSTVALPLVIAGAIGLDGAETTFIVQMALLVAGVATIVQVYSIGPVGARLPIVMGTSAIFVAPLINIGGTYGIGAIFGAVIIAAPVEIVIGYFYEDLRRLFPPLVTGIVVMLVGLTLIPVAMEYSAGGVGSEDFGALHNLGLAGLVFVLAIGLNQYFEGFVSISSILIAVVVGYLVAYPLGLLDLSGVAEAAWIEAPTPLQFGVEFHPSAIVIAAFAYVITSIETIGDIEGTTGTVDRRATSDEMSGGLIADGVMSMLAGVFNAFPNTSFSQNVGLIGFTGVASRFVVGICGVFLVILGLVPKVAAVAAAMPDPVLGGAAVVLFGMIFSIGLRIVADRVELERRNLTIIAASVVLGVGVETTPEILEQLPESVSVLVGSGLLVGGVTALVLNLVLPGDGGLGGGSSQTPMSD, from the coding sequence ATGGTGGATGGTAACACTGAACGCCGTCCGGCGCCGGACGATGACCAACTGATCGAGTACGGCATCGAAGACAAGCCGCCGCTGGCGGAGGCGATTCCGCTGGGGATGCAACACCTGCTGGCGATGTTCCTCTCGACGGTCGCGTTACCGCTCGTGATCGCGGGTGCGATCGGCCTCGACGGCGCTGAAACAACGTTTATCGTACAGATGGCGCTGCTGGTCGCCGGGGTCGCGACGATCGTGCAGGTCTACTCGATCGGTCCGGTCGGGGCGCGGCTTCCGATCGTAATGGGCACGAGCGCTATCTTCGTCGCCCCGCTTATCAACATCGGCGGGACCTACGGCATTGGGGCTATCTTCGGTGCGGTCATCATCGCCGCGCCCGTCGAGATCGTTATCGGGTACTTCTACGAAGACCTTCGTCGATTGTTCCCACCGCTCGTGACGGGGATCGTCGTGATGCTCGTCGGTCTGACGCTGATTCCGGTCGCTATGGAGTACTCCGCGGGCGGCGTCGGATCCGAGGACTTCGGCGCGTTGCACAACCTCGGCCTCGCGGGGCTCGTATTCGTCCTCGCGATCGGGTTGAATCAGTACTTCGAGGGCTTCGTCTCGATCTCGAGCATCCTGATCGCGGTCGTCGTCGGCTACCTCGTCGCTTACCCGCTCGGCTTGCTCGACCTCTCGGGCGTGGCCGAGGCGGCGTGGATCGAAGCGCCGACGCCGCTACAGTTCGGCGTCGAGTTCCACCCGAGCGCGATCGTGATCGCCGCGTTCGCCTACGTTATCACCTCGATCGAGACGATCGGGGACATCGAGGGGACCACGGGGACGGTCGATCGACGCGCAACCTCCGACGAGATGAGCGGTGGCCTCATCGCAGACGGCGTCATGAGCATGCTCGCCGGCGTGTTCAACGCGTTCCCCAACACCTCGTTCTCCCAGAACGTCGGGCTCATCGGCTTTACCGGCGTCGCCAGTCGATTCGTCGTCGGCATCTGCGGCGTGTTCCTCGTGATCCTCGGACTCGTACCGAAAGTCGCTGCCGTCGCCGCCGCGATGCCCGATCCCGTTCTCGGCGGCGCTGCGGTCGTCCTGTTCGGGATGATCTTTTCGATCGGACTCCGGATCGTGGCGGACCGCGTGGAACTCGAGCGACGGAACCTGACGATCATCGCCGCCTCCGTGGTCCTCGGCGTCGGCGTCGAAACCACGCCCGAGATACTCGAGCAACTACCGGAGTCCGTGAGCGTGCTGGTCGGCTCCGGATTGCTGGTCGGCGGGGTTACGGCGCTCGTGCTCAATCTGGTGCTTCCCGGCGACGGCGGACTGGGCGGCGGGTCGAGTCAGACGCCGATGTCCGACTAA